The Aspergillus nidulans FGSC A4 chromosome VIII genome contains the following window.
GGTAATGGGATGGGCTGGGCTGGGTATGAGGCGTACCGGCGCCGGGAGGTGCATCGGAGTCTGATGCGGGGGTGTTTTGGGGGGGCATTGTGGTTTTTCTTCTCGCTTTTCGCGGTTTTCGGAGTAGAGTCCGAGGGCGAGGACTGGCGAAGATCCAGGATAGATTTGTTAGAGAGATTATAGGGAGAACTGAACCCGGAAATATCGAGAGGGTGTAAAGGAAACCTTAAGTCTTTTTAGTCGGGAATAATTGTGATAAAGTCGAAGCTGTCCATGTGCTGAAAGCTCGGGCCATCTGGTTGACGCTGAATGCGGTTTAGCGTGGTTCTTATAGCCCTCATGCGATGCTGCCTACATTCAGAGTGGACTACTTCAAGACCGTTTAGATATGGTCTGAGTCGTGTCGCACTAATATTTAACTGTCTAACTAGTACAAATTGCATATGTAGTGATTTTGACAAGTTGAGCAGCCATAAAATCTTGCGGATTTGACTCGATCTATGCTACGCTGCTTAGCGCTTGCCACTGCAGTGAGGATCACTGAATAAATCATCTCCTTTCATACCTAGATTTAGCATTTTACTCACAGAAAAGATAAATCTCTAACTAGTATCGGGAGAAGTTAGGGTGCAGTCTGTCAAGGTCAGTTCAGGAACACGTCAAGGCTCACCTACACCATTTTACTCCAGTGATTAGCTCTGATAGTGACTAGGGTGAACAGGATCTATTCTACGGTGATAGCGATCGACAGCAAGGTAGATGACTAGTGCCTATTGAAAATGACGGAGTAGCCTGTGCGGGAATGGAAAGTTATCGTGGGTTCGTTTTGGATGAAATCGAATTACCTGATCGTTGTTACAGGGGAAGGCTCTGTATCGACAGTGTCGGTAGCCCGAGAATCTGGTTATCTGTAGCTATCATAGTGGATGTTGATCATGAAAAGATGGACATATTGTAATTAGCTTTGTATTTGCATGCGTGTAACTACGAAATATTCAGTCATGACATTCATGCTCATAATATATTAATCCCCCCGCGCCATGTTTACTGATGTCGACGATTCTCTCGTGCTCCTCAAACATTTCCGGTGTAATACTTGGCTCAGTGGAAGCATTCTGGAAGTCACGGTATTTGCAGACCACCAAAGGACTCTCCATTCCACGCCTCCCTAACGCAAGTCGGCTCGCGTGCAGCACTCGTAAGAGGAGACGGGTTATAGTCATGAGGATTTGATTCTCATCTGTTCCGGCCATCTGAACATCTTCATCAAAAATCCCTGCTTGGAGAACAAAAGCACAGTCGACTAAAATCCATAGTCGATGATATTGAAACTTAGTGCGCAAGTAATGACTAGAGTGCACTACATAGAAGGTAAGGCTTCGATTCTGCGGCAAAGCGTCCTTTATACCATCGTTAGCAGGTACGCTGACTCTCCAATGAAGCACACATGGCAGACACGGCGGCTGTAATAGGTTAGGTAGCCTCCTAAGCCGCTACAACTGCCACATTAGACTTTGCAAAGCTCATTGTAGGGATTTTGGAATGAGTATATATCTTTCGTATGGACGCTAAGGGTACCCTGTATGACAACTTGAGCCTGACCGATGATATAGTTAGAACTTCGATCGACAACGTTTCTTTCATCCATTGACCTGTTTATTATCTGTCAGAGACCGTATTCGAGCTTGTAGCATGGTGTTTAGTCCCAATCAGCATATCGATCCGTCCTCGCTCAGACAGCGATCGTCTGAAGGTAGGTGTCTGGTGGCACTCCCAGAACGTAGCCTGAGGCCCTCTGAACCAACTAGAGACGCATCGGACGGCTAGATGGTAAGCTGCGGTTCCTTTCTCCAAGTTAGGCGTCGAATTGCCAGGATTTAATGGAGTATGTGCGAAGCTCTGGGTGAGGGGTATCTCGGAGGTAAGGCTGGCTTGTTGGTGAAGCGAAGAATGTGCTGGAACTGCGGAAATGAAGAGACTCTGTGATTAGCTAGACGTGTATATTTCTAGATTAAGGAACAACAGCAGCGCTGTAGGTGTAGGTTGATGGAAGCTGTGTTGAAGTCCCAAGCACCCCACTTTTGTGCCTGCCTGCCTACAACCCCACCACGACATCATCCAGCAATAGCGTCAACCTCGACGTTGAAATCAAAACGACTTCCTCTTTCCACATTATATCCATACACTGAATTCAACCGCCAATATGCCCATCACGCACATTGTTATGTTCCAAGTCAAGCAGGGCCTCAGCGCCGAAACCGTCAACGACGTAAGCCAACCTCTCCACTGACCCAGGATCGATTCTCACACTCGATAGCTGTGTTTGCGGATGCTGTCCCTCAAAGACAAATGCATCCACCCTGTTTCCCAGAAGCCGTATATTATTTCCTCATCCGGTGGCATAGATAACTCCCCCGAAGGGATGCAGGTACGCCTTCGGCACCCCATTACTTGGTCCATTCCATCGAGAACGCTATGCTGACGAAAGAAGAACGGTATCACGCACGCTTTTGTGGTTGAGTTCGCCAATGAAGAGGACAGGGCTTATTATCTCGAGAAGGACCCTGCGCATCTGGAATTTGTGGGCAGTTTGAAGGACGTAATTGAGAAGGCGCAGGTCGTCGACTTCACCAACGGTGTGTTTTGAATGGGTCGAACGAGCTGCTTTTTGAAGCTTAGTTTACGAATATAACGATTGCCCTTTGAATCCCATCCTCCGCCAACGCGAGCTCTGAGTTCTCTGTAGAGAAAGGATTTAGTCCGGTTCCCGCCATAGCTGAAGTCAGCCAGAGCGGTGTATTCTGTATGGTCTGTTATAAAGGAGTGTTGAGGACATTGCGCCTTCAAATTGTTTGTCTCGTCAACGCTGCGCCGACAATTGACGCTCTCGCTTTCTTCCTATACCCCAATTCTGTCTCCTTCAGATTGTTTCAGAGTAACGTGTTTTTACCAGACGTGAAACATTTGCGGTCTGTGGTTCGTTCTGGAACCTTAAGTGCTTGATCTCTGGTAACTAGGCTATAGGTACGGAAATCTCCTAATTGACACCTACAGATCCCCAGGCTCGTCAGATTCAACTCCTTTCTCCAGTACTTCCTCGATAGTCCCCCCCCCCAACAAGTCCTGGTCGCCGAGACAGTCAAGCTAAACGGCGCGTTTGAGGCCAGAAAGATAATCTTGTATAGTGTCATGGTTGATACATtgctcaagaaggatgatagCATAGGATCTATCATCCGATAGCCAGCTTAAACATGGATTTTATACCAACGCTGGTGGTTGAGAATTCATACCCAAAACTGATGGTGGACATTAACGGAGATATCTGACAAACTCACCCGGCCAAACTGCTGATGGTCTGACGAAGCGGACGATTTATACCTGATTACGACAATTTGCCCAGACTTGAAAGAACCCAACTACGCATTGCCGTTTTTTGCGTCGTAGTGCCAGACTGCGACGCACTATACCTCTTTGAACGACCATATCCGAAGGCCATGGTGAGACTGATGTTCTGCACCAGCCCTTACTGTGCCAAGGGGGGAAACCGCCAGCCCATTTTAGCCCTGACGGTCTTCTTCTAGACAAGGATGAGCAAAGGTCATGGCCGCCAAATATGCTTCGGAGGTCATCATTGCAGCTTTCTCTCTACCTGATAACTTACTTGGATACCTATTTAGGTGCACAAATGGACACGGGGGTGTCCCCGGAAGTCTTACTAAATTCTACCATGAAACAACATACGCCGTCCACGCTTCTCTGCCTTATACTTTCATGATATTGCCAGTGTTTAATTACGGTACAATATATCTTGAGAGATTCTTGAAAGTACGAGCTTCTAATAACTTGAAAGATTGCAAGCTATAGTCTCCTCGTTAAAGCCCGGTGGGTTTTCGAGTCTGAAAGACGAAAGTTTCGTCAGTACCACCTCAAGCAAGGAGCCTAGTAAACGCGCCACTGTCGGAGTACTTAGGTTGATCATTGAGCGCAATGGGGACTCGTATGATTGCGCATGGTTTAAACTCAGTGGCCGTTAGCCGGTAGGTCTTAGGGCTTGGCGGTTATCACTACCAGCTGGAGCAGGGAAATGCCTTCGTTTGGCCTGGGCAACCCTGGCAGTCGCGAAAAACCGACTAAAGATAGATGTTCTGATATGGAGGCAAAGTCTGAAAGGGCTGGCATGATTAAGCATGCAGAGTTGTATGGGAGAGCTCGATGTAATCGGCGTACCTACAATTGATCAGCGACCTTTGTTCTCCTAAATCCGACTTCCAGCATCTACTAAGTTTCCCAATTTTTGAGGCTAATTTCACCCCCCAACGAAATTATATTGACAGAACCTCATCAGCCAATCTTGTATTCCGGCAGTGCAATCTCGAGTGCGGCGACAGTACAGAAAGCGTGTTCGCCCCGTCTCCTGCGGTGCCCACAAGCTGTTGGCCAACACGTCAAGCTCGATTGAGTGCGTTCTGCCTGAAATAGGGTAAGCGAGGTTGGGCTTAACTATAGTCTCAAGACAGACCGGCAAGGAATCTGGGGATGGATCCCAGAGTCGGGCAGCACAGCGCGAAAAGCGCCAGCGGGCCACAGGCTTGCGCCATAACGCTTCTGATTGATAACCATGTGCCGCACCCCGTAAGCCCTAAGCCGTGCATGTGCATTTACATGACAAGGATTGCTTTGTATCGCATACCCAGTGACAGCAGGCTAGGGCAAAACTGGTATAAATTGATATCAATGCCCCCCAATATCCTAATTCTTTTCTCTCGCCAACCACCAAAATAATGTCTGGCGATCCATTCAAACGAGACTAACGGCACCCTCCTCCGTCTTTTTCAGTTCCAAAGCTATTTCTACATTCAGTGGCAACAATGCTACCAAGCCCAAGGCCAGGCCATCTTGCTTCCTTTCTTCGTCCATGGAGCATGATCTGGATGTCCATCTGCCGTAAGCCGCGTCAACCCGCTGCCACCCCCTGCTCGACTAATCCACGTGTATATCCCTCCAGTTCACTGGGAAGCCCTCGTGAATGCACTCCGTCGCGATGGGCTCGCAACATTCAGGCATCTACACAAGGTCCGCGACGCAGCGTTGGCGAAGTTGCTCAATATAACCTGTAACCAATAGCCCTCACCTTGTTTTTTCTTACACAGACTGACATCATCCACAAACCATCTGGCTTTATTACATTTGAAGACACTACCGTGGTTCCCTCGCTCGTCCATGCCGCCAGCGGCCTTGTTCTCGAACTGGGCCCAGGACCCGGTAACCAGATTCACCGGTTTGGCACTGCTGGTGTCACATTTATCTACGGCGTTGAACCTAATAGCCTCTTTAAAGAAGGAATTGATGCTAAGTTACGAAAACATGGGTTATCAGTTAACTATAAGCTAATCCTTTGCGGGGTTGAAGATAGCGATGTCTTGAGAGATGAGGGAATAAGCGAGGGGAGTCTGGACGCTGTGCTTTGCATCCAGGTTCTCTGTGCGGTCAAGGATCCAAAAAGTGTCATGAAGGAGGTGTGGAAGTTATTGAAGCCTGGAGGAAGGTTTATTTTCTGGGAGCATGGAGAGAGCAGAGACCGGTTGACGGGTACAGTGCAAGGTATGCGGCTCTCCCTTTCCGGGGAACATGGACTTAGGAATGAAGATAAAGACCGGCTGATATACATAAGCACTCACAAATCCCGCCTGGAACACATTTGTCGGATGTCACTTAACCCGGAGGGTAAAGGCCGATATTCTGCACAGTGGAGAGTGGGAGAATCCAGGCGATATAGAGGAACCAGAAGAGCCGGCTAGTCTTCTGCCTCGGATTTAGGGTGTGCTTGTCAAGAAAGCATGATTAGGCCTAGCCGTGAGTAGAGCAagttcctcgtcctcatctcgCATTTTGTGAGATAACAACTACCTGCATAAGCTTCATCTCCAGCAGCCCTTTTTAAAGCGAACGAAGTCAGTACGCCAAATTCCCTGCTGTTTTGGTAATCCGTATACCCCTTCACAGCTGCGATTACATGGTCTTGGAATCGTACGGGCCAAGGGAAGTCCCTCCTCTGACACGGAACACCAGGTCTAGCTTCTCAATGAAGGGTCCTCTAAAATCGACTGCCACATCTTGACACCCTAAACTGCTCTTTCAGAGCCCTAGTAGCCGCTTTTCCTTTGTAGTTGCCAGCAACAATGACCGGCCCGGCCCGGCATTCCCGTAGGCATCAACGGGCCAGCTCAGGCGACTGTCTGTCTTCGCGTCATGGGACCCGCAAGATGCGAAGGAGTGCGATTTCTAAGCAGGTTGTCTAGAGAGTGTTAACACTTGCGATTAGACTGGCGGAGATCCAGCTTACTGCGCATTGTGGCATCTGCTGAGAAACGACTTCAGTTGCCAGTAAAGCAACAGCCAAAGGCTCCAATTGCTAGCCCATCTCATCCTGAAAGAGCATGATCCGTCAAGAATTCAAGAGTTGGGAAATAGGACAGACAAAAAGACCCTTGGACGACCTTCACTTGTCCATTCCATAGAACTCTTATCCAACACGCGCAACTACACAGCGCCCTCAGCATAATTTCCAACACCCTGTTAGTTCGTCCACGGCGCAGAGGCATCACTTTTACGAAATACCTGTTGGATACCAGGAATACCGTTCTAACAGATAACGCAAAAGTTTTGCCGGCAGCAAAACCACAGCCCTAACGTTCTCGGGCATATTCTACCATATCCTCCGCACACCTCGCGTCTACACGAAGCTCCAAGCCGAGATCGACGCCGCTGCGTCCTCAGGTCAATTAAGCACCCCGCACATCGCGTACACCGAAGCCGTCAAATTGCCGTACCTCGTCGCCTGTGTAAAAGAGGGGATGCGCATGCACCCGGTCATAGGCGTCTCGTTCCCGCGCCATGCACCGGCCCAAGGCTGTTCAATCGGGGGGTACTATATCCCCGAGAATGCGCGAATTGGAGTATACCCCGCTGTAATTCATTTTGATAAGAATATTTACGGGGATGATGTGGATGTGTTAGGCCCGAGCGGTAGGTTGAGGCCAACGCAGATGAGGAGAGGTCGATGAATGGGTGTATTATGCAGTTTGGGATGGGGCCCAGAACTTGTCTGGGAAAGAATGTGAGTGTTCGTTTTCTTTCCCATTCATTCTTTGGTACGAGTCTGTTGGTAGATTCGACTTTTAGGGATATGTGAAGGTAATGGCTGACGTGTTCCTGCTCAGATATCAATGTGTGAGATCTACAAAGCTATTCCGCAGCTCATGATGGAGTTCTCCTTCGAACTTGCGACTAGGGAGGAGATGCCGACACCCTCGTACTGTTGCATAAGCCAGTCGCTATCGAGGTCAATGTTCGTCGGCGCTGAAAGTCGTTGATGAATATCAGTTGGTTGACGATGTATATGACCCGGGAGAAATGCTTCATCGTAAGGAGGGTATATATTCTGCATACCACCGTAAAAGGAGTCCTTCCAGAAACAATACTCCGGTGTCATTGAGTGTCCGTGCTCTCTCCCAGGTCTGAGTAACTCCGCAATTCATGAGTCTACACGTGTCCGGGCATCTAGGCTGCCCAAAATTTATCCGTTAGGATACTCTGGATATACCCCGTACACTCCCCGGAAACATGGATCGCATTTTTAAACTAAGCGTTCGGCATAATCCTCAAAGGGTGTGACAGGACCGACATGTCCGGACTAAGTCCTTGTGCTGACACAAGTCCAAGAGTCATGCCAGCCTGTCTTATTTGGCTTCTGATGATAGCTAAGATATTGTGTTAGAAGCATTGAGGATAGCATGCAAGAGGCATCCTTGATAGAGGGCCTGTACTTGCCCTTAATCAGGACCGTACCACTTTAAGTATAGACTGCAGAGGAAAGCAATCGGACCAGCGCGGACGATAGACTCTCCAGGCCGTCGCAATTgcttctggagaagcaggcgAATCTGTCTCCCGCCTCAGCCTTCCTTCGGAGAATGAATAAGTGCGCGATTATCTGCCTCATGTAGACAATTTGCCTCTCGAAAGTATAAATATGACTCGTTGGCTTCTATATGCGTAAGAGTAAAGTTTTATCATCCTTTGGGGCTGTGGCGCAACGGTAGCGCGTGTGACTCCAGATCACAAGGTTATCCGTTCGAATCGGGTCAGCCtcaattttttcttttttatgTCTACCGGcattcttttcccttctggTACGAATGTCTGTTTAGTTACATTCAGTTACCATTATATGCTCTTGTTTGGGGCAACGCGGTTATGTGTTCAAAATCTCAAGCCGGAGGGTTGTCATCCACTCTAGACTTGAAGCAAAGCACTTAGTACCGCGTGACTAATTCTGGGTACCAGCGCTTCAAAATAATACGCAAAAGCTCTTGCGATAAGTTGGGATACTCTGATCAGTTTGGACAGGGTTAGAAAGAGGTACGGAGACATGGTAATGGGTGAAGAGGCTTAGGAAACACGCTTTGACCGAGAGGAGCCTAAACTTATGGTTATATGCCAGTCGCATAACGCATAACTATATAGACCTTCTCTCCCACATGGTATTGTCGCGTTTTGCCCTGGCAGTATCCTTATATGTAGTCGTCAAACGCATCTTCCCATCTGATCAGTGACCCTGTCGTAAGCTTTGGCTTGGTATATTCCCGAGATCAGCACCGCGGTACGGGCTATGGTTAGATCATTACTGAAAAGAAAATGTGGTCAATGTTTGTCTTCCAAGTGTGCCATGGATTGGGTGGTGTTAGACTCATTGCTCTACTCATACTATCAAGCCAGATCAATATATAAATCCTGGCCACGGACTGTGTACAGCAAGCGAGACAACAGCGGGTGGTTTTCTAACCAAGCACCTTGGGAGAAAAAGTTGCAAATTAGCACGAATCATTCACTGGGTTCCAGCTCTCCAATGATCTCGTCAAGCCACAAGCCAGCATGCGTCTGCGTAAGACATGAAGATTTGTCAAGATAGCCAGGGAAACCTAAGCCTAATAGTTTTTATTTAGTACAGATTATGTCACTAATTGGGGCTGTGGCGCAACGGTAGCGCGTGTGACTCCAGATCACAAGGTTATCCGTTCGAATCGGGTCAGCCTCaaggtttttttttttcctcctATTCGCAAACTAAACTCTAGCAATAGTCGTTGGGGTCGGTAGGAGTAACTTCCGTGCCGTACTTTCGTGCGCTGCTGTTGATTTATGCAGGGACTGCGTAGATTACATAGTGCGTAATGCCATAGAAACCACCTGGCATGAGGGCGGAGTAGAAGCAGCCTCAACTTCAAGACGAGTCCGACGATGATAGGAAGGTGTTGAGGTGAAGTGAGCCAGTGATCGCAGGcagtctgctgctgcgagAACATCTCGCTTTCGGATCGTTGTGATATATTATTCAAGATGTGGAGGATCTTTCGGCATGTCACAAAGTAGACTCAAACATGCAGACCGGATTGGAGGTATACTGCGAGTTTAGCAACTGGAACTCTAGAGGTTGAACCAGTCGCCAGAATCCAGAGTGTCAAGCTATGTGTCGAGAGTAAGAAGGCCACGCCGTTGCCCCCCGGTATGCAAACGGCTCGAAGCAGCTTGCCAATGACGCAAAGTAGGGTGGAAGTAGTTCTGGACGTGGTTTGAAATCCACTTCCAGATAGCAACCCATGCAGCAAGCGCCGCCTGAGGAACTATGAGGCGTATGTTCGTGGTTGCCGACTATGTGGAACCGAGAGTCCATCCAGGCATTCTTCAACTGTTGGTCGTTTCCAAAGATAAAATAACCCCGCCTGCAAGGGATGGGATCTTCAGCGCTGCACCTGGCTCCTCGGTACGGATAGATTTGTGGGATCACCGCTGCTGATGACTGTCCATTGCGCGCTGGATAGGGTATGTCCCAACGTAGTGGCCGACTCTCAGAAAGCGGCAGACAGTCTGTAGAAACCCAAGGTCAGAGGCTTCGCCTGCAGTCTTCGTGATGCTGCGAATGTATAGCATGTCGAAGGTCTCCCATGCAGGCTTGAGGCCATGGTAGGGGGCTACAAGGCGAAGACATATGCTACAGTTGGAAAATCGTCCTTGTCGAAGATGTGAACAGGGGACCTGGGCCGCATGAAACCATGGTCTTCGATACGACTCCATCTAGTCCATTCATACCGGATCGGAGGCGAAAAGGCTAGCTTTAGTCGTCTCCAtgcgaagacgaagactaGAAGTGCAGTCCGTCAAATGTCCTTCTAATGTACCCGGCATGCAAACCCTGAGTACCTGGGGGGGGGGTGTCCTGTGTTAATTGGTGATCGAGTTTGGGGATGTTCCCGTGGCATTTCCTTGACATATCTGATAGGCGTGGTTGTTAGCTGGCACACAATTGTTCGAGTAGCACTCGCAATTGCTAGTCTACAATATGGAAGCGTCCTCACGCCATCTTGAAAGGGATGATTTAAAATTCTGCTACTGTTCTTTCTTGAAGTCAAATTGCCCGCGTCGCTGACCTGATAAAGGCCTTTTCCAAGCTTTGTATTTCATAACTGGCCGACTGGCATACTTTAGCGGGAGAATTATCCAGCGagccttcagctccaggGGCAAACAGGTAGTTGATAGACCAAGCTAGTACGTACAGCTCGCAGTTTTGTCCAATGGATATATGAGCAGGCCAGCGGGAGCATCCCATTCACTTCGCATATTGTTGCTCAGCGGCAAGCGGTCGGGAGGTTGTATTGGTGGTCGCACATCGATGATTtctagagaaggaaaaaaTCCAaacaaaagagaaaaaagtaTTGAGGCTGACCCGATTCGAACGGATAACCTTGTGATCTGGAGTCACACGCGCTACCGTTGCGCCACAGCCCCATTGGATGTGGGGAGGCTTTAGTATTTCGTCCCACAAGCCTGAACCTTTTCAGGAACAATATACAACTGATTGAGAACGCATTCACTCACCTCAGATCCTGGTTAGCCCTTCAGCCTCTAGCCACGCTCTAGTAGTATAGAAAAAGAACGACTAGTCAATAATCAGCGCACCTTCGTATAGTGGGTCTCAGCTGGAGCCTCCCGTTCCATCTACAGACGACATAGTTAGAACCGCTATTAGGGCCCAAGAATTTTAAATTCGCAACATGTCCCTGTCGTCGCCTCAGGGTATTGATGGCTGCCGACTTCCAATATCTTGCTACGGTTACTTAATACCTTCATAACATGAAGACAAACTCGCTCAGACCTCCTCATTTATAGATAAACAGGTCGTATATTGTTCTTTCTAGAAAAAACGAAACATTCAGTCCTGCCCAAGGTCACAACATAAGATCACGTATTGGTTCCAATTGCCTATAGCTTCGTCATTGTCCTGTCCGTTAGTTTGCTTCGTCACCCATCCATTCATCAGGTAACATCGTAGCGGGTGGCATTGCGCATCTAGTAAGTCAACCCGCCTTCTCACTTCATTCCTCAGTTCAAAACAGGCTGAAAACCGCATCTCTGCTCAAACAGACTCAACAGCGGCACGAACAACTTCTTCCCCTCTGTTTCCCTTTTCGCCTGATCAGCTTCGACCTGCTTTTTCCGGTCATCGGCGAGCTCTTCCCAGCTCACCCACCTCCACTCGGCACACTTGAGTTGCTCCTTGATTTCAGGCTCCTGGCCTCCATCGACTCTTACCCCCACAAATATAGTAACGTAGTGCTTCCCGTCCTTCTCAAAGACATCGTTTGTCGCGGTAAGGTACTGAACTGAGTTCTTATCGACATGTACCCCCGTTTCTTCTATTAATTCGCGAGCCGCGCACTCTTCCCAGGACTCGCCGAATTCGAGGTGTCCGCCGGGGAGACCCCATGTGTCTATTTATCTGTTAGCATTATTCATGCATTATTCATACTTTTTCTCGATATTGACTTTATAGATGGAGGTAAGTGGCTGGGGGGATTCACCTGCGCCATGAGAGCCGATCCTCTTGCCCAGGATGAACTTGTTTTCGGGGCTGAGGGCGAAAACAGCGACGCCAACGCGAACGGATTTTGTCTCTGTGGGCATTTCCGCTGC
Protein-coding sequences here:
- a CDS encoding protein ndxA (transcript_id=CADANIAT00001423); the protein is MPTETKSVRVGVAVFALSPENKFILGKRIGSHGADTWGLPGGHLEFGESWEECAARELIEETGVHVDKNSVQYLTATNDVFEKDGKHYVTIFVGVRVDGGQEPEIKEQLKCAEWRWVSWEELADDRKKQVEADQAKRETEGKKLFVPLLSLFEQRCGFQPVLN
- a CDS encoding Dabb family protein (transcript_id=CADANIAT00001420), whose amino-acid sequence is MPITHIVMFQVKQGLSAETVNDLCLRMLSLKDKCIHPVSQKPYIISSSGGIDNSPEGMQNGITHAFVVEFANEEDRAYYLEKDPAHLEFVGSLKDVIEKAQVVDFTNGVF
- a CDS encoding uncharacterized protein (transcript_id=CADANIAT00001422), whose amino-acid sequence is MRTWSINYLFAPGAEGSLDNSPAKVCQSASYEIQSLEKAFIRSATRAI
- a CDS encoding class I SAM-dependent methyltransferase (transcript_id=CADANIAT00001421) — protein: MLPSPRPGHLASFLRPWSMIWMSICPLTLFFLTQTDIIHKPSGFITFEDTTVVPSLVHAASGLVLELGPGPGNQIHRFGTAGVTFIYGVEPNSLFKEGIDAKLRKHGLSVNYKLILCGVEDSDVLRDEGISEGSLDAVLCIQVLCAVKDPKSVMKEVWKLLKPGGRFIFWEHGESRDRLTGTVQALTNPAWNTFVGCHLTRRVKADILHSGEWENPGDIEEPEEPASLLPRI